A window from candidate division KSB1 bacterium encodes these proteins:
- the thiE gene encoding thiamine phosphate synthase has translation MPKVDFRLYVITNRLLCGERTLTEVIGAVCRGGVKAIQLREKDLPAKSIFNLAREIQQICKKTGVKLLINDRFDIARAISADGVQLTSKSLPVKIVRKHLSASQLVGVSTHSLDEAKQAEDSGADFVLFGPVYHTPSKATYGDPQGLTKLQEITKSVSIPVFAVGGMTPGKAKECGESGAFGVAVISSVMSTQNISATLKSYEYYLDSL, from the coding sequence ATGCCGAAAGTTGACTTTCGTCTGTATGTGATCACCAACCGCCTGTTATGCGGAGAGAGAACTTTAACTGAAGTTATCGGGGCGGTCTGCCGGGGCGGTGTAAAAGCAATTCAATTGAGAGAAAAAGATTTACCCGCCAAATCTATTTTTAACCTCGCTCGGGAAATTCAACAAATTTGCAAAAAAACCGGTGTCAAATTGCTGATAAATGATCGATTTGACATCGCCCGGGCGATCAGCGCTGACGGCGTTCAGTTGACGTCTAAAAGTCTTCCTGTTAAAATTGTTCGTAAACATCTTAGTGCAAGTCAACTCGTAGGCGTCTCCACTCACTCGCTTGATGAAGCAAAGCAAGCGGAGGATTCAGGCGCCGATTTCGTTTTATTTGGGCCCGTTTACCACACTCCTTCAAAAGCTACTTATGGAGATCCACAGGGTCTAACCAAATTGCAGGAAATAACAAAGTCAGTTTCAATACCGGTCTTTGCAGTTGGTGGAATGACCCCGGGAAAGGCGAAGGAATGTGGCGAGAGCGGTGCGTTTGGAGTTGCAGTTATTTCGTCGGTGATGAGTACACAGAATATTTCGGCAACCTTAAAAAGTTATGAATATTACCTTGATTCACTTTAG
- a CDS encoding thiazole synthase, which translates to MSEVLKLGDKNYSSRLILGTGKYPDFQSMKKAHEISGTQLVTVAIRRIDLNDTSGESMLDYIDRNKIDLLPNTAACYTAKDAILTCELARDALDTTLVKLEVIGDEKTLFPDNEQLLEAAKELVKQGFTVLPYTNDDVVVCKKLEDIGCAAVMPLGAPIGSGLGIRNPYNIKIILEQIKIPVIVDAGVGTASDAAIAMELGCDGVLMNTGIAGAKDPVKMAEAMRQAVEAGRLAYEAGRIEKKLYATASSPLEGVVGT; encoded by the coding sequence ATGTCTGAAGTATTAAAATTAGGCGATAAAAATTACAGCTCACGGCTTATCTTGGGGACCGGTAAATATCCGGACTTTCAAAGTATGAAAAAGGCCCATGAAATCAGCGGGACGCAGTTAGTCACCGTCGCCATCCGGAGAATCGATTTAAACGACACTTCCGGAGAATCGATGCTGGACTACATCGACAGAAACAAAATCGATCTGCTGCCGAATACGGCCGCCTGCTACACTGCAAAAGATGCCATTTTGACCTGCGAATTGGCCCGGGATGCACTGGATACAACTTTGGTTAAACTGGAAGTCATCGGCGACGAAAAGACACTGTTCCCGGACAACGAACAATTGTTAGAGGCAGCCAAAGAGCTGGTTAAACAGGGGTTCACTGTCCTTCCCTATACCAACGATGACGTGGTAGTTTGCAAAAAATTAGAAGATATCGGCTGTGCAGCCGTCATGCCGTTAGGCGCACCGATCGGTTCCGGTCTGGGTATTCGCAATCCTTACAACATTAAAATAATTTTAGAACAAATTAAAATTCCGGTGATTGTAGATGCCGGCGTCGGTACGGCTTCGGACGCGGCGATCGCGATGGAGCTCGGCTGTGACGGCGTGTTGATGAATACCGGAATCGCCGGCGCCAAAGACCCGGTGAAAATGGCTGAAGCGATGCGCCAGGCAGTTGAGGCCGGGCGTTTAGCTTATGAAGCCGGACGAATCGAGAAGAAACTTTACGCGACCGCTTCAAGTCCTCTGGAGGGAGTAGTTGGAACCTAA
- the thiS gene encoding sulfur carrier protein ThiS: MQVFINGKPTSLEKSLTLEQLLKSLNINQEHSFAVALNAEVIAKTKLADIQVKDGDTLEIIRATAGG; encoded by the coding sequence ATGCAAGTTTTCATTAACGGCAAACCAACCAGTCTTGAAAAATCGTTGACTTTAGAGCAGCTCTTAAAAAGTCTAAATATCAATCAGGAGCATAGTTTTGCAGTTGCCCTAAATGCTGAAGTCATTGCCAAAACAAAATTGGCTGACATCCAGGTCAAGGATGGCGATACACTCGAAATTATCCGCGCAACGGCGGGAGGATAA
- a CDS encoding type II toxin-antitoxin system HicA family toxin, protein MHHRLLALKSTEVQRILKRNGFKLTRTKGSHQQFQGVIEGRKKRVTVIANQKRFNPKTIASMIRQSGLSEDDWLSLL, encoded by the coding sequence ATGCACCATAGACTCCTTGCCTTAAAATCTACAGAGGTGCAGAGGATTCTAAAACGAAATGGTTTCAAACTCACCAGAACAAAGGGCAGTCATCAACAGTTTCAAGGAGTCATTGAAGGTCGAAAGAAACGAGTTACAGTAATTGCAAATCAGAAACGGTTCAACCCTAAAACAATTGCCTCAATGATTCGTCAATCTGGTCTTTCGGAAGATGACTGGTTAAGTTTGCTCTAA
- a CDS encoding NAD(P)-binding protein, with amino-acid sequence MPNSSHYDVIIVGAGPAGSCTAKYINPNRTGKRVLILEGKKRVGVPMQCGEAIPTYDELLTIFPEADCAELYDLPEDIYAGSIEGLKLKAPSGRSYVADLKGQMFDREKLDQHLFDRALENGVEYRLGARVKHISGNRVKTADEEFTAKVIIGADGVYSVVSNSFTAFEPNKDICPCSLVLAEGDFYEDIIELWFESRFPGGYFWLFPKNKIGEANIGLGMRGAKNVRGMLDQVLK; translated from the coding sequence ATGCCGAACTCTAGCCATTACGATGTCATTATAGTCGGTGCCGGACCTGCAGGCTCCTGTACTGCGAAGTATATAAATCCGAACCGAACGGGGAAAAGAGTTCTGATTCTCGAGGGGAAAAAACGGGTCGGCGTTCCGATGCAATGCGGCGAAGCCATCCCGACTTACGATGAGCTCCTCACCATTTTCCCGGAAGCGGACTGTGCCGAGCTCTACGATCTTCCTGAAGACATTTATGCCGGCAGCATCGAAGGCCTGAAATTAAAGGCGCCTTCCGGCAGGTCCTACGTAGCTGATTTAAAAGGGCAAATGTTTGACCGCGAAAAACTCGATCAGCATCTTTTTGACCGGGCACTTGAAAATGGCGTAGAATACCGGCTCGGCGCTCGGGTGAAACACATTTCCGGAAACAGGGTTAAGACGGCTGATGAAGAATTTACCGCCAAAGTGATCATCGGCGCAGACGGTGTCTATTCGGTGGTTTCAAATTCATTTACGGCCTTTGAACCAAATAAAGATATTTGCCCCTGTTCCCTGGTACTTGCAGAAGGTGATTTTTATGAAGACATTATTGAGCTTTGGTTCGAAAGCCGGTTTCCCGGCGGGTACTTTTGGTTGTTTCCAAAGAATAAAATCGGCGAGGCCAATATCGGTTTGGGCATGCGCGGTGCCAAAAATGTGCGCGGAATGCTTGACCAGGTTTTAAAA